A single Phycisphaerae bacterium DNA region contains:
- a CDS encoding glycoside hydrolase family 1 protein has protein sequence MPLFIIPLFFSACGPEEQTAPFVLLPAEEVGAATRPANPPPFWWGVSTSSFQTEDRRLPSGELSFLTDWDAFGTLGLVREPDDRIGSFSHFERDLAALKYLGVTHYRVGIEWARIEPTQGEFNESAIEHYVRIVRRLKEEGIEPLVCLWHFTFPSWLGDVNNPDQHGWLHPHAADAWGAYLKVITKRLAPYVELYAPINEPNAYAFGMMVGFFKGGRVLDGPYHDRLNQKLIDVFMQAAGIIRDARSDAKIVSIQSITAWRRDSFDPFGTLYKLGIDHNYSHLDGVVSAVDYVGINYYQRAVASPLFFLSILNNQGENVSDIGWVIDAEGLEVQIVEFSRRYHKPIIITENGVADRTDRKRQNYIYTHLLAVRRTLEANYDVRGYFHWTLVDSFEWLFGYDYDFGLFRLGDDINQLTPKASADYYRSMIASGFMDHGVDVTQLAPTAP, from the coding sequence TTGCCGTTGTTCATAATACCCCTGTTTTTTTCGGCCTGCGGGCCGGAGGAGCAGACCGCGCCGTTTGTTCTGCTGCCCGCGGAGGAAGTCGGCGCAGCGACGCGGCCGGCGAATCCGCCGCCGTTCTGGTGGGGTGTATCGACGTCATCTTTTCAGACAGAAGACCGCCGACTGCCTTCAGGTGAACTTAGCTTTCTTACGGACTGGGATGCATTTGGCACTCTGGGCCTCGTGCGAGAGCCAGACGACCGTATCGGCAGCTTCAGCCATTTCGAGCGCGACCTGGCCGCCCTGAAATATCTCGGTGTGACGCACTATCGCGTCGGCATCGAGTGGGCCCGCATTGAGCCGACGCAGGGGGAATTCAATGAATCAGCCATTGAGCACTATGTCCGAATCGTCCGGCGATTGAAGGAAGAGGGCATCGAGCCGCTGGTCTGTCTCTGGCATTTCACGTTTCCAAGCTGGCTCGGCGATGTGAACAATCCGGACCAACACGGGTGGCTGCATCCTCACGCCGCCGACGCCTGGGGCGCCTATCTCAAGGTCATCACGAAGCGGTTGGCACCCTATGTTGAGCTCTACGCACCGATCAACGAGCCGAATGCCTATGCCTTCGGCATGATGGTCGGGTTCTTCAAAGGTGGTCGGGTGCTTGACGGGCCCTATCACGACCGCCTTAATCAAAAGCTGATTGATGTCTTCATGCAGGCGGCGGGAATCATCCGCGACGCGCGGTCTGATGCGAAGATTGTGAGCATTCAGTCGATCACCGCCTGGCGGCGCGACTCATTTGACCCGTTCGGAACGCTGTACAAACTGGGTATTGACCACAACTACTCGCATCTGGACGGAGTCGTGTCAGCCGTCGATTATGTGGGAATCAACTACTATCAGCGCGCCGTGGCGTCGCCACTGTTCTTCCTCTCGATCCTGAACAACCAAGGCGAGAATGTGTCGGACATCGGCTGGGTGATCGATGCGGAGGGGCTTGAGGTGCAGATCGTGGAATTCAGCCGTCGATACCACAAGCCGATCATCATCACGGAGAACGGCGTGGCAGATCGCACGGACCGCAAGCGGCAGAACTACATCTACACGCATCTTCTGGCGGTGCGCCGCACCCTCGAAGCGAATTACGACGTGCGCGGCTATTTCCACTGGACCCTGGTGGACAGCTTCGAATGGCTGTTCGGATATGATTACGACTTCGGCCTGTTCCGCCTCGGCGACGACATCAATCAACTGACACCGAAGGCCTCAGCCGACTACTACCGCTCGATGATCGCGTCCGGTTTCATGGACCACGGAGTCGATGTGACGCAGCTCGCACCGACGGCGCCCTGA
- a CDS encoding asparagine synthetase B family protein, with the protein MQSSQYIHRVVDLTSQHHCCIHNLSIDEARSRIARGDAEGVRSIDGHFALVAIVGRTVRMARSLGVPMRYFLAKHHDGPVLIVAHRIDEIHAHLLANGLSDQFHPTYTRMVPAHYITELELVGCPDPSPVHRRFFDPARAALPAEPSRIGERYITALKDEIIKHIRRLPADSPIGVCFSGGIDSGAVLLTTYCALLETGSHPGRLKAFTLSVNGDGDDLRQARRFLEPLKLGYLLEPIDTTADALDPNETLRVIEDYKPLDIEAATMLLALTRGIRKRYPDWRYLFDGDGGDENLKDYPIEENPELTIRSVLNNPLLYHEGWGVGSFKHSHTYSGGLSRAYVRNFAVHVSQGFVGFSPFTLPRLIEIAEGIPFIELTDWSHERLYELKGRITAEGIRAVTGLEMPVFPKRRFQHGVAPRETIDARFVLREAAYRRRYHAMYEA; encoded by the coding sequence ATGCAATCATCGCAATATATACACCGTGTCGTCGATCTGACATCTCAACATCATTGTTGCATCCACAATCTGTCGATTGACGAGGCGCGTTCCCGCATCGCCCGCGGCGACGCCGAGGGTGTGCGATCGATCGACGGACATTTCGCACTGGTCGCGATCGTCGGAAGGACGGTACGAATGGCGAGATCGCTGGGCGTGCCGATGCGCTACTTCCTCGCAAAGCATCACGATGGGCCGGTGCTCATCGTCGCGCATCGGATCGACGAAATCCACGCTCACCTCCTGGCGAACGGTCTATCGGATCAGTTTCATCCCACATACACGCGGATGGTGCCGGCCCATTACATCACGGAGCTGGAGCTGGTCGGCTGCCCCGATCCAAGCCCGGTCCATCGGCGATTCTTCGATCCCGCGCGCGCCGCCCTGCCGGCCGAGCCATCGCGGATCGGCGAGCGATATATCACGGCCCTCAAGGACGAAATCATCAAGCATATCCGCAGGTTGCCGGCGGATTCGCCGATCGGTGTATGCTTCTCCGGCGGCATCGACAGCGGTGCGGTGCTGCTCACGACCTATTGCGCTTTGCTGGAGACCGGCTCGCATCCGGGGCGTCTGAAGGCATTCACGCTCAGTGTCAATGGTGACGGCGACGACCTGCGCCAGGCGCGGCGGTTTCTTGAACCTCTGAAACTGGGCTACCTGCTCGAACCGATCGACACCACGGCCGACGCACTGGACCCGAATGAAACCCTGCGTGTCATCGAAGATTACAAACCGCTCGACATCGAGGCGGCAACGATGCTCCTGGCGCTGACGCGCGGCATCCGCAAGCGCTACCCGGACTGGCGGTATCTCTTTGACGGTGACGGCGGCGACGAGAATCTGAAAGACTATCCCATCGAGGAAAATCCGGAATTGACCATCCGCAGCGTGCTGAACAATCCCCTGCTCTATCACGAGGGCTGGGGCGTCGGATCGTTCAAACATTCGCACACCTACAGCGGGGGTCTGAGCCGTGCCTACGTCCGAAACTTTGCCGTGCATGTGTCGCAGGGATTCGTCGGATTCAGCCCGTTCACACTTCCGCGCCTGATCGAAATCGCGGAGGGCATTCCATTCATCGAGTTGACTGACTGGTCGCACGAGCGCCTGTACGAACTGAAGGGCCGCATCACGGCCGAAGGCATTCGCGCGGTGACGGGGCTGGAGATGCCCGTCTTTCCGAAGCGGCGATTCCAGCATGGCGTCGCGCCGCGAGAGACCATTGACGCCCGATTCGTGTTGCGGGAGGCCGCTTATCGTCGGCGGTATCATGCGATGTATGAAGCCTGA
- a CDS encoding radical SAM protein — protein MDPQRAYACLVEPEYQRDGRLEDVATIFITNKECPFRCLMCDLWTHTTRTRSRPGMVIEQIRHALSELAPAPHVKLYNAGNFFDAQAVPPTDLPDIARLVKCHRTVIIECHPRLVNDRCTAFADLIDGRLEVAMGLETVDLGVLPLLNKRMTLDDYRKAAEFLLARGIGVRAFILLRAPFQSEADGLHWAMRSLDWAFSIGVECCVVIPTRPGNGALDALQGMGQFSPPQLASLETAVEYGLSLGRGRVFADLWDAHRFIVEAEDAARIDRIAQMNATQCRPSGAGTKAKGRAARA, from the coding sequence GTGGACCCGCAGCGGGCCTACGCATGTCTGGTCGAGCCCGAGTATCAGCGCGATGGACGGCTTGAAGACGTCGCGACGATCTTCATCACGAACAAGGAGTGTCCGTTCCGCTGCCTGATGTGCGACCTGTGGACGCACACCACGAGGACGCGGTCCCGGCCGGGGATGGTCATCGAGCAGATTCGCCACGCCTTGTCGGAGCTTGCCCCGGCCCCGCATGTCAAGCTCTACAACGCCGGCAACTTCTTCGATGCGCAGGCTGTTCCGCCGACGGACCTCCCGGACATCGCGCGACTCGTGAAGTGCCATCGAACTGTCATTATTGAATGCCATCCGCGGCTGGTCAACGATCGGTGCACGGCGTTTGCCGACCTGATTGACGGCCGGCTGGAGGTCGCGATGGGCCTGGAGACCGTGGACCTGGGCGTACTTCCGTTGCTGAACAAGCGAATGACGCTCGATGATTACCGGAAGGCGGCGGAATTTCTCTTGGCACGCGGCATCGGCGTGCGAGCGTTCATCCTCCTGCGGGCCCCGTTTCAATCCGAGGCCGACGGTCTGCACTGGGCGATGCGCTCACTCGACTGGGCTTTCTCCATCGGCGTCGAGTGCTGCGTGGTGATTCCGACGCGCCCGGGCAATGGGGCATTGGATGCCCTCCAGGGAATGGGTCAGTTCTCGCCGCCCCAGCTGGCTTCGCTGGAAACCGCCGTGGAATACGGGCTGTCGCTCGGACGCGGCCGGGTTTTTGCGGATCTGTGGGACGCTCACCGCTTTATCGTCGAGGCCGAAGATGCAGCGCGGATCGATCGAATCGCCCAGATGAACGCGACACAGTGCCGCCCATCCGGCGCGGGCACCAAGGCGAAGGGCCGAGCGGCGCGAGCATGA
- a CDS encoding tryptophan 7-halogenase produces the protein MSHMRAELLVIGSGFGGSMIAQMMQRHGMRVALVDRSHHPRFAIGESSTPIANLLIERIAVEQGLPQLQSFARYGDWRQAHPTIPCGPKRGFAYIHHIPNRPFLRRADHANELFVASNPDIERSDCQWLRSEFDAYLFGEACRAGVACFEDAEPVALHRAGRKRRNATWQACFERAGAHHTIDADFVIDATGSGVIPTALDVPDALRGIRTNSRTIYAHFRDIARWNELHATHGADEHPFSADEATLHHVFDGGWMWIIRFDNGVTSAGFSLDTTRFPSNPATPPEQEFGGLVAMFPSIQRQFARARPITPMIRSGRIQRFRSHAAGNDWAMLPATAGFVDPFFSTGNAHTLLGVMRLAEIVTRTTPGDDRAERLVAYDRMIRQEIRAIDRLVHGCFRCFGDMGRLSAFAMLYFLAATTCEARLRRGEPVDDVGFLLAGDAAFQDMVAGFHHRICIDRDAATPAGDSSLLCEIRDRAAAYNSAGLCDPNRRNLYPYLAPTDETSARSRSER, from the coding sequence ATGAGTCACATGCGCGCAGAATTGCTCGTCATCGGCTCCGGTTTCGGCGGCTCGATGATTGCGCAAATGATGCAGCGCCACGGCATGCGCGTCGCCCTGGTCGATCGGTCGCACCACCCGAGGTTCGCAATCGGTGAATCGTCCACGCCGATCGCGAACCTGCTGATCGAACGCATCGCAGTCGAGCAGGGCCTTCCTCAGTTGCAATCGTTTGCCCGTTACGGCGACTGGCGACAAGCACACCCGACCATTCCATGCGGCCCCAAGCGCGGCTTTGCCTATATTCATCATATTCCGAACCGTCCGTTTTTGCGGCGGGCCGACCACGCCAACGAACTATTCGTCGCGTCGAATCCGGACATCGAGCGCTCTGATTGCCAGTGGCTTCGATCGGAGTTCGACGCGTATCTCTTTGGCGAGGCGTGCCGCGCCGGCGTTGCCTGCTTCGAGGATGCCGAGCCTGTTGCGCTGCACCGCGCTGGCAGAAAACGCCGCAACGCAACCTGGCAAGCTTGCTTCGAACGGGCCGGCGCACACCACACGATTGATGCGGATTTCGTCATCGACGCGACCGGCAGCGGCGTCATACCGACGGCACTTGATGTGCCGGACGCGCTCAGGGGGATTCGCACGAACTCACGAACAATCTATGCCCACTTTCGCGACATCGCACGGTGGAACGAACTCCACGCGACTCACGGCGCGGACGAGCATCCGTTTTCGGCGGATGAGGCGACCCTGCACCACGTCTTCGACGGTGGCTGGATGTGGATCATCCGCTTTGACAACGGTGTGACGAGCGCCGGTTTTTCCCTCGATACGACGCGCTTCCCGAGCAACCCGGCCACGCCGCCCGAACAGGAATTCGGAGGGCTGGTCGCGATGTTTCCTTCCATTCAACGGCAGTTCGCCCGGGCACGCCCCATCACGCCGATGATACGAAGCGGCCGCATTCAGCGTTTCCGGTCGCATGCGGCCGGGAACGACTGGGCGATGTTGCCGGCGACCGCGGGGTTCGTCGACCCCTTCTTCTCAACCGGCAATGCACATACGCTCCTGGGCGTCATGCGCCTGGCAGAGATTGTGACGAGGACCACGCCCGGCGACGACCGCGCGGAGCGACTCGTCGCGTATGATCGGATGATCCGCCAGGAAATCCGTGCGATCGACCGGCTGGTGCACGGCTGCTTCCGCTGTTTCGGCGACATGGGCCGGCTGAGCGCCTTCGCGATGCTCTATTTCCTCGCGGCGACAACCTGCGAAGCCCGCCTGCGCCGGGGGGAACCCGTGGACGACGTCGGCTTCCTCCTGGCGGGAGACGCCGCCTTTCAGGACATGGTTGCCGGCTTTCATCATCGGATATGCATCGATCGTGACGCAGCGACGCCGGCCGGGGATTCGTCGCTGCTGTGCGAGATTCGCGACCGCGCGGCAGCCTACAATTCGGCCGGACTCTGCGACCCGAACCGGCGGAACCTGTATCCGTACCTCGCGCCGACGGACGAAACCTCAGCGCGCAGCCGCTCGGAGCGTTGA
- a CDS encoding type II toxin-antitoxin system VapC family toxin, protein MKPSVYLETTIASYLSARPSRDLVVAANQALTREWWTDRSHRFDLFVSQIVLDEAAGGDVQAAGRRLELLEGPGRLDVTEPCLTLGRAILRGAKMPARAATDALHVAIAAVHQMTYLLTWNCTHIANASMRQGIESVCVARGFRPPVICTPLELMEV, encoded by the coding sequence GTGAAGCCATCCGTTTATCTTGAAACAACAATCGCCAGCTACTTGTCGGCCCGTCCCAGCCGCGATCTGGTCGTCGCGGCCAATCAGGCGCTCACTCGCGAATGGTGGACGGACCGAAGCCATCGGTTCGACCTGTTTGTGTCGCAGATCGTGCTGGATGAGGCAGCCGGGGGCGATGTTCAGGCAGCCGGGAGACGTTTGGAGTTGCTGGAGGGCCCCGGACGCCTTGATGTCACCGAGCCGTGCCTGACTCTCGGCCGCGCCATCCTGCGCGGGGCGAAGATGCCGGCCCGCGCGGCGACCGACGCGCTCCATGTCGCCATCGCGGCCGTTCACCAGATGACTTACCTGCTGACGTGGAATTGCACGCACATCGCCAACGCATCCATGCGGCAGGGCATAGAATCCGTGTGCGTGGCCCGCGGCTTTCGACCGCCGGTCATCTGCACGCCGTTGGAGCTGATGGAGGTCTGA